Proteins from a genomic interval of Leptospira bandrabouensis:
- a CDS encoding ExbD/TolR family protein: MKFRKTQKSFNNIELAPLIDVISFIVIYFLMNATLEKNTALKVELPRSSSVAKEKQKDELVITVDKQGKIYLDQNSEAVPLEGLTEKINGFLGPEKERDPKKNKVIIRGDGGASYQVVVKVIDAVNAAGVSRFNLAMVKGTSK; encoded by the coding sequence ATGAAATTTCGCAAAACGCAAAAATCATTTAATAACATCGAGCTTGCACCTCTCATTGATGTTATCTCCTTTATAGTGATTTATTTTTTGATGAATGCAACTTTAGAGAAAAACACTGCTTTGAAAGTAGAGTTACCGCGCTCTTCTAGTGTTGCTAAAGAAAAACAAAAAGATGAACTTGTGATCACTGTAGATAAACAAGGTAAAATATATTTAGATCAAAATTCGGAAGCGGTTCCGCTAGAAGGACTTACCGAAAAGATCAACGGATTTCTTGGTCCTGAAAAAGAAAGAGATCCTAAAAAAAACAAAGTCATTATTCGTGGAGATGGTGGTGCGTCCTACCAAGTTGTGGTTAAGGTAATCGATGCAGTTAATGCTGCGGGTGTTAGTCGCTTTAACTTAGCAATGGTAAAAGGCACATCTAAGTGA
- a CDS encoding BamA/OMP85 family outer membrane protein produces the protein MNIRKKIKFVSFFVLSLLLLVSAEWVSLWSNRSIYIDKVITKIEFKGNINTSSDDILDLMDMRPGIQLSQGLLNADMRALFVSGYFYHIDIQGEADGDGVKILVVVKERPRVKDIDFIGADEVFPSDLRDKIPLKENEVITPKKVTLSKEVILKKYRDEGFFLAYVRFETEPVNPETNTVKVKFIIDEGEEIPVSKINIFGNSEIDTYDIQGIMDLKESGIIESGVFKESAFESDKQKIAAYLKSKGYVDAELSNEGTNWEIRWENPQKKDKRVVIVNFKIIEGEQYFYNGYSTSHDMTIAPNGMPQFLNKENNPVGTPKEEWSPVYPIKYLEDQFEFAPSDVGEVFDETKFQKDRASINEAYSAKGYLFAQVIPRRKVIELSEGSISRYENCDKRGSADAIADCNEEHSRLNVAKLRKIYEEEPKLRGKKFIHVDFTIRENNLAFIENIIIKGNKKTQDRVVRRELLFKPGDLFNSTLVNRSRERIFNLGYFKEVNFNMRPGSDETKMNLIIELVEQPTGTVSMGGGYGTITGFSIFTQLGENNLNGTGQQINGRVEFGPIRRYLQISWTEPWFMDKPWSLTLSAFYSSRTLFVGATSITENNNQGIKEVASYERSGVGVSAGLGHRFLINWTHFHRYSPSFFASTRPTSLVSDQVLAEVDRGWQFRSQLTNGIAYDSRDNVFNSTQGFNLIFSVDNVGQFLGGESHFDQFSPILEYYHTWFDYTFFGLIRKNALRRWRVVQQFRTSSVFTFERTPKYKAQDKERIPYIQVQDRLFLGGYESLRGWFFDDKYYPDEWKDGASSRVLFTSELRFPIEPSLLWFVVFFDGGAMYEQINRAVGERKEFFKNYDSLVRAQRASEPVETYLYENYNSYGQKLPESPLVVNDPGNLVLSSKNLSMQNFRFSWGFGLRIQIPVLPLRLYFAQRIRYTGVEDRPFGLYPDNNSFQFVFGIGDMRF, from the coding sequence TTGAATATTCGAAAAAAAATAAAATTTGTAAGTTTCTTTGTTTTATCTCTCCTGTTACTTGTTTCGGCAGAGTGGGTATCCCTTTGGTCGAATCGATCTATATATATAGATAAAGTCATTACCAAAATTGAGTTTAAAGGAAATATCAATACTTCCTCAGACGATATTTTGGATTTGATGGATATGCGTCCAGGGATTCAACTTTCTCAAGGACTTTTGAATGCCGATATGCGCGCATTATTTGTTTCTGGATATTTTTATCATATTGATATCCAAGGAGAGGCAGATGGTGATGGCGTAAAAATCTTAGTTGTAGTTAAAGAAAGACCGCGAGTCAAAGATATTGATTTTATCGGTGCCGATGAAGTATTTCCTTCAGACTTAAGAGATAAAATTCCATTAAAAGAAAACGAAGTCATTACGCCGAAAAAAGTAACTCTTTCCAAAGAAGTGATTTTGAAAAAGTATCGCGATGAAGGTTTTTTCTTAGCTTATGTTCGTTTTGAGACAGAACCGGTAAACCCTGAGACTAATACTGTTAAGGTGAAGTTTATTATCGATGAGGGTGAGGAAATCCCCGTCAGTAAAATTAACATCTTTGGAAACAGTGAAATAGATACTTATGATATCCAAGGGATCATGGATCTAAAAGAAAGTGGTATTATAGAATCGGGAGTATTTAAGGAATCTGCATTTGAATCTGATAAACAAAAAATAGCCGCTTATTTAAAATCCAAAGGATATGTAGATGCTGAGCTAAGCAACGAAGGAACTAATTGGGAAATTCGCTGGGAAAATCCACAAAAGAAAGACAAACGTGTTGTTATTGTTAATTTTAAAATCATAGAAGGTGAACAATACTTTTACAACGGTTACTCCACAAGTCATGATATGACCATAGCACCCAATGGGATGCCACAATTTTTGAATAAAGAAAATAACCCTGTTGGCACACCAAAAGAGGAATGGTCTCCGGTTTACCCCATAAAGTATTTGGAGGATCAATTTGAATTTGCGCCTTCCGATGTGGGTGAAGTATTTGATGAAACCAAATTCCAAAAAGACCGAGCTTCAATTAACGAAGCTTATTCGGCAAAAGGTTATCTATTCGCTCAGGTAATTCCGCGAAGAAAGGTAATCGAACTAAGTGAAGGCTCTATCTCTCGTTATGAAAATTGTGACAAAAGAGGTAGTGCCGATGCCATTGCTGATTGTAATGAAGAACATAGCCGTTTGAACGTTGCCAAACTCAGAAAGATTTATGAAGAAGAACCGAAGTTAAGAGGAAAAAAATTCATTCATGTGGATTTTACCATTCGTGAAAATAATCTAGCGTTTATCGAAAATATTATCATCAAAGGAAACAAAAAAACGCAAGATAGAGTGGTTCGTCGTGAACTCCTTTTTAAACCTGGAGACCTTTTTAACTCCACTCTTGTAAACAGATCCAGGGAACGTATTTTTAACTTAGGGTATTTTAAAGAAGTAAACTTTAATATGCGACCAGGTTCCGACGAAACCAAAATGAACTTGATTATCGAACTTGTGGAACAACCAACAGGAACGGTTTCGATGGGTGGTGGTTATGGAACCATTACAGGTTTTTCTATCTTTACTCAATTAGGTGAAAATAACTTAAACGGAACGGGCCAACAGATCAATGGTCGTGTGGAGTTTGGACCTATCCGAAGATATTTACAAATTTCCTGGACAGAACCTTGGTTTATGGACAAACCTTGGTCACTCACACTCTCTGCATTTTATTCTTCTAGAACTTTGTTTGTGGGTGCTACTTCCATTACAGAAAACAACAACCAAGGGATTAAAGAAGTTGCCTCCTATGAACGTTCGGGTGTGGGTGTGAGTGCTGGTCTTGGGCACCGTTTTCTCATTAACTGGACACACTTTCATCGTTATTCGCCTTCCTTTTTTGCATCGACAAGGCCTACCTCGCTGGTATCGGATCAAGTATTGGCGGAAGTGGACCGTGGTTGGCAATTTCGTTCTCAGTTGACCAATGGTATCGCTTATGATAGCCGCGATAACGTATTTAACTCTACGCAGGGGTTCAATTTAATTTTTTCTGTAGATAACGTAGGGCAATTTCTTGGTGGAGAATCTCACTTCGACCAATTTAGTCCAATTTTAGAATATTATCATACCTGGTTTGATTATACGTTTTTTGGCCTTATTCGTAAAAACGCTCTTAGGCGATGGCGTGTGGTTCAACAGTTTAGGACTTCTTCTGTTTTTACATTTGAAAGGACACCGAAATACAAAGCACAAGATAAAGAAAGAATTCCTTATATTCAGGTGCAAGATCGTTTGTTCCTCGGTGGGTATGAATCTCTCCGTGGTTGGTTTTTTGATGATAAATACTATCCTGATGAATGGAAGGACGGTGCTTCGAGTAGGGTACTTTTTACCTCGGAACTTCGTTTTCCGATCGAACCTTCTTTACTCTGGTTTGTAGTTTTCTTCGACGGTGGAGCTATGTATGAACAAATCAATCGGGCCGTCGGGGAAAGAAAAGAATTCTTTAAGAACTATGATTCACTCGTTCGTGCACAGCGGGCTTCGGAACCAGTGGAAACTTATTTATACGAAAATTATAATTCATACGGACAAAAACTACCCGAATCACCACTCGTGGTGAATGATCCAGGAAATTTGGTACTTTCTAGTAAAAATCTATCGATGCAAAACTTCCGATTTTCTTGGGGTTTTGGACTTAGGATTCAAATTCCTGTATTACCTCTTCGTTTGTATTTTGCGCAGAGAATCCGTTATACGGGAGTGGAAGATAGACCTTTTGGACTTTATCCCGATAACAATAGTTTCCAATTTGTATTTGGTATTGGGGATATGCGGTTCTAA
- a CDS encoding 3'(2'),5'-bisphosphate nucleotidase CysQ: protein MEENDFREVWRWVLSVGDSILSIYKSDFQIRDKGGNDPVTEADLFASEFLFEKISTRFPSHGFLSEEKTDSAIRLEKEWVWILDPIDGTREFVKKNDQFALSLGLVRNGEAIWGVIFNPATGEFFSKNRNTFFAKLQPPFATEENFRTLVVESTSVLHPLEEAVPIASKPVLLVSLSEMKEGLFADSFWQDDFQIRSMGSIAYKLGLLSAGFIDLIVSLKPKNEWDICGGIALLDEENFTCFPLKDNEYHFNQKNTLSYGLVAGKKSAVQYLESKIDFHQLSLKVKERW, encoded by the coding sequence ATGGAAGAAAACGATTTTAGGGAAGTTTGGCGGTGGGTTTTATCTGTTGGAGATTCCATTCTTTCCATTTACAAATCGGACTTTCAGATTCGTGATAAAGGTGGGAATGATCCCGTTACCGAAGCTGATTTATTTGCTAGTGAATTTCTTTTCGAAAAAATCTCAACTAGGTTTCCGAGTCATGGTTTTTTGTCAGAAGAAAAAACAGATTCAGCAATTCGATTAGAGAAAGAATGGGTTTGGATTTTAGATCCTATTGATGGCACTCGTGAGTTTGTTAAAAAGAATGATCAGTTTGCTCTAAGTTTGGGTCTTGTACGAAATGGAGAGGCCATTTGGGGTGTGATTTTTAATCCAGCAACAGGTGAGTTTTTTTCTAAAAATCGAAATACCTTTTTTGCAAAACTTCAACCTCCTTTTGCTACAGAAGAGAATTTTAGAACTTTAGTTGTGGAAAGTACTTCCGTATTACATCCGTTAGAGGAAGCAGTGCCGATCGCAAGTAAGCCGGTTTTACTTGTTTCCTTATCGGAAATGAAAGAAGGTTTATTTGCCGATTCCTTTTGGCAGGATGATTTTCAGATTCGTTCTATGGGTAGTATTGCCTATAAGTTAGGGCTACTTTCTGCCGGTTTTATAGACCTAATTGTTTCTTTAAAACCTAAAAATGAATGGGATATTTGTGGTGGAATTGCTCTACTCGATGAAGAGAATTTTACTTGTTTTCCATTAAAAGATAATGAATATCATTTCAACCAAAAGAACACACTTTCTTATGGTTTGGTTGCGGGAAAAAAATCGGCAGTTCAATATTTGGAATCAAAAATTGACTTCCATCAACTGTCGCTTAAGGTAAAGGAACGATGGTAA
- a CDS encoding MotA/TolQ/ExbB proton channel family protein, with protein sequence MFFPFAKSDSIISSVPPQTIPILIIFVSIVGFTIIVERLVYFFRLKAIPQDHFRRVRELAREQKWDEAKDILGQDIQSPAAVLLRMAFDLKRRGVQFWEEDIRQEGFRQIYLMERYLTGLGTIATIAPLLGVLGTVIGIVRSFAEGAGTQGAEVGISEALITTAMGLGIAIPAYIFYNLFSRMKEERITEMENVTDLVLPHLNK encoded by the coding sequence ATGTTTTTTCCTTTCGCTAAATCAGATTCAATCATTTCCTCGGTTCCTCCGCAAACCATTCCTATTTTAATCATCTTTGTATCCATCGTAGGTTTTACGATCATAGTGGAGAGACTTGTATATTTCTTCCGACTGAAAGCGATTCCTCAGGATCACTTTCGTCGTGTCAGAGAACTTGCTCGGGAACAAAAATGGGATGAAGCCAAGGACATACTTGGTCAAGACATTCAGTCTCCTGCTGCAGTTCTTTTGCGAATGGCATTTGACCTCAAAAGACGTGGAGTCCAGTTTTGGGAGGAAGACATTCGCCAAGAAGGATTCCGCCAAATTTATCTAATGGAAAGATATTTAACAGGTCTTGGTACTATTGCCACCATAGCTCCGTTACTCGGGGTTCTTGGGACAGTCATCGGGATTGTTCGATCCTTTGCAGAAGGTGCCGGAACCCAAGGTGCAGAAGTTGGTATTTCGGAAGCCTTAATTACCACTGCAATGGGACTTGGAATCGCCATTCCTGCTTACATTTTTTATAATCTTTTCTCTCGTATGAAAGAGGAAAGAATTACAGAAATGGAAAACGTTACTGATTTGGTGTTACCACACCTAAACAAATAA
- a CDS encoding TlpA family protein disulfide reductase, with protein MNSNRKTKTLRYVKSSFYLIFLLSLLFCKPQGEPDDFYPEPLTNVDGATERMETFKGKVLVLDFWATWCEPCAKAVPTINQWKSSVSEKDFVFRGINTDTSEPIEKIKKDMERLKMSYPTLLDKDWKLTDFYHVEGIPCLLVFDRSGKIVYRQYGLVGSDLSGLVIRSHVWAASDLP; from the coding sequence ATGAATTCAAACAGGAAAACCAAAACTTTGAGATACGTTAAATCCAGTTTTTATCTGATCTTTCTTCTTTCTCTCCTTTTTTGTAAACCACAAGGAGAACCTGATGATTTTTATCCAGAACCTCTGACCAATGTGGACGGCGCTACGGAACGTATGGAAACTTTTAAGGGTAAGGTCCTTGTTTTGGATTTTTGGGCCACTTGGTGTGAGCCTTGCGCGAAGGCTGTTCCCACCATCAACCAGTGGAAGTCTTCGGTTTCCGAAAAGGATTTTGTCTTTCGAGGGATTAATACTGATACATCGGAACCTATAGAAAAAATCAAAAAAGATATGGAACGTTTGAAGATGAGTTACCCCACCTTACTGGATAAAGACTGGAAATTGACAGATTTCTATCACGTCGAAGGAATTCCTTGTCTCCTTGTCTTTGATAGGTCCGGTAAGATTGTGTATCGGCAGTATGGATTGGTAGGATCGGACCTTTCGGGGCTTGTCATTCGTTCTCATGTATGGGCTGCGTCCGATCTGCCATAA
- a CDS encoding glycosyltransferase family 4 protein, with translation MVRTKRIGLDARPLSTRVSGVGRLIAETLKAFPHKDEYDFILFSHLPIHEDHKAVLDLPNVTWVSGGGFLKWKGGLYYNFYIPFYLFSHRFDLFWGSQQVLPPFLPKALRAVLTYCDLVLYLYPETMRWIAKVQQRLFQSYSVRRSSFILSISKQTSDDMCRKFGYPIEKTGVSYPGVNPTEMLKLLESKPSNRVTDLGNDFLLSVSTIEPRKNYPFLLEVFREYRKLDPHHYRPWVIVGKIGWESSEFIEELLQERALYKDIHILDSVSDSELQHIYKKAGLFAFASKYEGFGIPMVEAIFHGLNCVVSDIPTFHEIGKQGVTYLPYKTKEDAKLWAEAIKKHFENPKPLDISISEFTWENAAKITEEVFRKVLEEGE, from the coding sequence ATGGTAAGAACCAAACGAATTGGCCTTGATGCCAGGCCGCTTTCTACTCGTGTTTCTGGTGTGGGCCGGCTTATTGCAGAAACCTTAAAGGCTTTTCCTCATAAAGACGAATATGATTTCATTTTGTTTTCCCATTTACCAATTCACGAAGACCATAAAGCCGTATTGGATTTACCTAATGTAACTTGGGTATCCGGTGGCGGTTTCTTAAAATGGAAGGGGGGATTGTATTATAATTTTTACATTCCTTTTTATTTGTTCAGTCATAGGTTTGATTTGTTTTGGGGTTCCCAACAGGTATTACCACCTTTTTTGCCAAAGGCACTTCGTGCTGTTTTAACATACTGCGATTTAGTTTTATACTTATACCCTGAAACTATGCGTTGGATCGCTAAAGTTCAACAAAGACTGTTCCAAAGTTATTCTGTTAGGCGGTCAAGTTTTATACTTTCTATCTCAAAACAAACGAGCGATGATATGTGCCGTAAGTTCGGATACCCAATAGAAAAAACAGGTGTATCTTATCCCGGTGTGAATCCTACGGAAATGTTAAAACTTTTGGAATCAAAACCTTCTAATCGTGTGACGGACTTAGGTAATGATTTTTTGTTATCTGTTTCGACGATTGAACCAAGAAAAAATTATCCATTTTTATTAGAAGTATTTCGAGAATATCGTAAATTGGACCCCCATCATTACCGTCCTTGGGTGATCGTAGGAAAAATTGGTTGGGAGTCCTCTGAGTTTATAGAGGAACTTTTACAAGAACGTGCCTTATATAAGGACATACATATTTTAGATTCTGTATCTGATTCTGAATTACAACATATTTATAAAAAAGCAGGTTTGTTTGCCTTCGCCAGTAAATATGAAGGATTCGGAATTCCTATGGTGGAAGCAATCTTTCATGGATTGAATTGTGTTGTTTCTGATATTCCCACTTTTCACGAAATTGGAAAACAAGGAGTTACTTATCTACCTTATAAAACCAAAGAAGATGCAAAACTTTGGGCAGAGGCGATCAAAAAACATTTTGAGAATCCTAAACCACTGGATATATCGATTTCTGAATTTACTTGGGAAAACGCAGCCAAAATCACGGAGGAAGTTTTTAGAAAAGTTTTAGAGGAAGGAGAATAG
- a CDS encoding LIC11625 family surface-exposed protein — MKRFWILSMIALFPVTLVFAQQNSGLAEEFTKLEDYLRNPKLTEEQKKKNFEANMVSSVRSTLSKRLVNPKKELKDLKFQDLQTERPEGTNTFFVKYKNYYFQYQFPVDPETYVTSPSEEIVLEKPEGLDLGSNAHKEEKKN, encoded by the coding sequence ATGAAGCGGTTTTGGATTTTAAGTATGATTGCATTGTTTCCTGTAACTTTGGTTTTTGCGCAGCAGAACTCTGGTTTGGCGGAAGAGTTTACAAAGTTAGAAGATTATCTTAGGAATCCAAAACTTACTGAGGAACAGAAAAAAAAGAATTTTGAAGCCAATATGGTTAGTTCTGTCCGAAGTACTCTTTCAAAACGATTGGTGAATCCAAAAAAAGAATTAAAAGATCTTAAATTTCAGGACTTACAAACGGAACGTCCAGAAGGCACTAACACATTTTTTGTAAAGTATAAGAATTATTATTTTCAATACCAATTCCCTGTGGATCCAGAAACTTATGTGACTTCCCCCTCTGAGGAAATTGTTTTAGAAAAACCTGAAGGTTTGGATTTAGGATCCAACGCTCATAAAGAAGAAAAAAAGAACTAG
- a CDS encoding ATP-dependent helicase produces the protein MELVGLNAEQKKAVESVEGPLLILAGAGSGKTRVITYRIANLILNHKVYPNQILAVTFTNKAAEEMRSRCRSLLPEGNGEPLVRTFHSLCLYLLRREGKALGLGNNFTVYDSDMQESLIKEILKSKDMDTKEFRPSSLANIFSQAKDSFLTAEEYAKKKADDSYTKTIASVFLEYEKRKTLRNALDFGDLILKTVILFRDFPVILEKYQRLWKYIMVDEYQDTNKIQYHLVQSLSSFHKNLCVVGDDDQSIYSWRGADISNILNFKKDYPDAVVVKLEENYRSTKTIIETAAALISNNKQRTNKTLRTENPLGDKIKLTSYQNEMEEAEGIVQKIQLGVRKGQKYSNFAVFYRTNSQSRYFEEALRKRAIPYKIFGGFRFFDRKEVKDLIAYLSVVVNPVDSTSLLRIINSPPRGIGETTVSRLLSHSVNEGVSLFECLGKAVPEIKKGTLQKLTSLHRMFDSAMEDLGKKTPSEIAYEVLEHSGYREFLENEGTEDSFSRLSNLNEFVNALKEFEENNPEATLEEYLANISLITSEDNTKDLPDYVILMTVHNAKGLEFQHVFMAGMEEGTFPHFLSIDSPDGLEEERRLAYVAITRARKNLEISFSRFTRKFGDVDARLPSQFLEELPSEFIDGEFTENRYGVRRPEFTPRAERFKKSEEKFESVQAKVGDGDFQVGTKVRHKVYGDGRILSISGSGDNRKVEVRFGSHLDKKFLLAYTPLEIIS, from the coding sequence GTGGAGTTAGTTGGACTCAATGCAGAGCAAAAAAAAGCAGTTGAATCGGTAGAGGGACCATTACTGATTCTTGCAGGTGCGGGCTCGGGAAAAACTCGAGTGATTACTTACCGGATTGCAAATTTAATTTTAAATCATAAGGTTTATCCAAACCAAATTCTTGCTGTTACTTTTACGAATAAAGCTGCCGAAGAAATGCGCAGTCGCTGCCGGAGTTTGTTACCCGAAGGAAACGGAGAACCATTGGTTCGAACTTTTCACTCTCTTTGTTTGTATTTATTAAGACGAGAAGGAAAGGCCCTGGGGCTTGGGAATAACTTTACCGTTTATGACAGTGATATGCAAGAATCCCTTATCAAAGAAATTCTAAAATCCAAAGATATGGATACAAAGGAATTTCGTCCTTCCAGTTTAGCTAATATTTTTTCTCAAGCAAAGGATTCATTTTTAACCGCTGAAGAGTATGCCAAAAAAAAAGCAGATGATTCTTATACCAAAACAATCGCTTCTGTTTTTTTAGAATATGAAAAACGAAAAACATTGCGAAATGCGTTGGATTTTGGAGACCTGATCCTAAAAACCGTGATTTTATTTAGAGATTTCCCAGTTATTTTGGAAAAATACCAAAGGTTATGGAAATACATCATGGTAGATGAATACCAAGATACCAATAAAATCCAATACCATTTAGTCCAATCACTTTCTTCCTTTCATAAAAATCTATGTGTGGTTGGGGATGATGACCAATCCATTTACTCCTGGCGTGGTGCAGATATTTCGAATATTCTAAACTTCAAAAAGGATTACCCCGACGCGGTTGTTGTTAAATTAGAAGAAAATTATAGATCTACTAAAACCATCATTGAAACTGCAGCTGCTTTAATTTCCAATAATAAACAAAGAACAAATAAAACCCTTAGGACAGAAAATCCTTTGGGAGATAAAATCAAACTCACTTCTTATCAAAATGAAATGGAAGAAGCGGAAGGGATTGTTCAAAAAATTCAATTGGGAGTAAGAAAGGGCCAAAAGTATTCCAATTTTGCCGTATTCTACAGAACCAATTCCCAATCTAGATACTTTGAAGAGGCACTTAGAAAAAGAGCCATTCCCTATAAGATTTTTGGCGGGTTTCGATTTTTTGACAGAAAAGAAGTAAAGGATTTAATCGCTTATTTGTCAGTGGTAGTCAATCCAGTAGATTCCACATCTCTACTTCGAATTATCAACTCACCGCCTCGTGGTATTGGTGAAACAACTGTGAGTCGACTCTTATCTCATTCTGTTAATGAAGGTGTTTCTTTGTTTGAGTGTTTAGGAAAGGCAGTTCCAGAAATCAAAAAAGGCACCTTGCAAAAGTTAACTTCTTTGCATCGAATGTTTGATTCGGCAATGGAAGACCTTGGTAAAAAAACTCCTTCCGAGATTGCTTATGAAGTTTTGGAACATTCCGGGTATAGGGAATTTTTAGAAAATGAAGGAACAGAAGATTCCTTTTCTAGGCTTTCCAATTTAAATGAATTTGTAAATGCACTAAAAGAATTTGAGGAAAATAATCCAGAGGCCACACTAGAAGAATATCTTGCTAATATTTCTCTCATCACAAGTGAAGACAATACTAAAGATTTACCTGATTATGTGATTCTAATGACTGTTCACAATGCCAAGGGACTAGAGTTCCAACATGTTTTTATGGCTGGAATGGAAGAGGGAACCTTTCCTCATTTTCTGTCGATTGATTCTCCTGATGGATTAGAAGAAGAGAGAAGGTTGGCTTATGTGGCAATCACTCGGGCCCGAAAAAATTTAGAGATTAGTTTTTCTCGGTTTACCAGAAAATTTGGAGATGTGGATGCAAGGCTTCCTTCACAATTTTTGGAGGAGTTACCTAGTGAATTCATAGATGGTGAATTTACTGAAAATCGTTATGGAGTGAGAAGACCCGAATTTACGCCGAGAGCCGAAAGGTTTAAAAAATCTGAAGAAAAATTCGAATCCGTGCAGGCGAAAGTGGGTGATGGTGATTTCCAAGTGGGAACCAAGGTTCGTCATAAAGTCTACGGAGATGGACGAATTTTATCCATTTCTGGATCCGGAGACAATCGAAAAGTGGAAGTTCGATTTGGCTCTCATTTAGATAAAAAATTCTTATTGGCATATACACCATTAGAGATAATTTCATAA